The Brassica oleracea var. oleracea cultivar TO1000 chromosome C6, BOL, whole genome shotgun sequence genome includes a region encoding these proteins:
- the LOC106298527 gene encoding uncharacterized protein LOC106298527 gives MNKRKNWKLVPVNGRTQKKMKPRTSGTNLSLFKRDIDELIDEFVEGDLTTFDDMKRVWLSRKFSYIYEAFPNTNLAFFIQSLYAHTIGHMVSIDSFSRRLGGLYCLYCLHEIQPFKPKFRIYISLQELGKFRDLIVEAKEKGVEIATAVGKQMLDKNVFIFGAVDFDETSTTEKLHQSIELQNRLVRCAYKKLTSETEIEKFIHFDMGKEVDLSSIHKQSIEYAEAKKRAMKSAGEIVEIGDIKHIAEEKELMGEKVEKLKEEWDSQKLSFCEKTKFDGLDTTQKLLKDVEHDDDGDEDDGFGELDRLLSDS, from the exons ATGAACAAGAGGAAAAACTGGAAGCTTGTTCCCGTTAATGGAAGGACGCAAAAGAAGATGAAGCCGCGTACTTCAG GGACGAATCTTTCTCTGTTCAAGAGAGACATCGATGAACTCATAGACGAGTTTGTGGAG GGTGATTTGACAACGTTTGATGATATGAAGAGGGTGTGGCTATCTCGAAAGTTTTCTTACATATATGAAGCCTTCCCTAACACCAACTTAGCATTTTTCATTCAGTCACTATATGCTCATACCATTG GCCACATGGTTAGTATTGATTCTTTTTCACGGAGGCTTGGAGGTCTTTACTGCCTCTATTGCCTTCATGAGATCCAGCCTTTTAAACCCAAGTTCCGGATTTATATCTCACTTC AGGAGCTTGGGAAATTTAGGGATCTTATAGTTGAGGCAAAAGAGAAAGGTGTAGAGATAGCTACTGCTGTGGGGAAACAAATGCTTGATAAAAACGTGTTTATATTTGGAGCTGTGGACTTTGATGAAACGTCTACAACCGAGAAACTTCATCAATCGATAGAGCTACAGAACAGACTTGTGCGGTGTGCTTACAAAAA GTTAACCTCTGAAACCGAGATTGAGAAGTTTATTCATTTTGATATG GGTAAAGAAGTTGATTTGAGCTCCATACATAAACAGTCTATAGAGTATGCAGAAGCCAAGAAGCGCGCAATGAAAA GTGCAGGAGAGATAGTGGAGATTGGGGACATAAAGCACATAGCGGAAGAGAAAGAGTTGATGGGAGAGAAGGTTGAGAAACTGAAAGAGGAATGGGATTCACAAAAACTTTCATTTTGTGAAAAAACCAAGTTTGACGGTCTTGATACGACACAGAAACTTCTGAAAGATGTTGAACATGATGATGATGGAGATGAAGATGATGGGTTTGGTGAGCTTGACCGCTTACTTTCCGACAGCTGA